Proteins co-encoded in one Kribbella solani genomic window:
- a CDS encoding YciI family protein, which translates to MTQYFVYGRDRDGAGELKGRLTEEHWAFMDRYDAQLIARGPTLTADREASTGSLHIIDLPDAGALNTFVYDEPYYLGGAFATVEVYRFVNHTGRTMWEFEHAVEAYNRYLVLTKDAARPLSSEHLIVYGDLFGDDGQVGRAALVEAPDRAAAAALVEAADAEVHPWEFGGRR; encoded by the coding sequence GTGACCCAGTACTTCGTCTACGGACGGGATCGTGACGGCGCGGGCGAGCTGAAAGGCCGGCTGACCGAGGAGCACTGGGCCTTCATGGACCGGTACGACGCGCAGCTGATCGCCCGCGGCCCGACGCTGACCGCGGACCGCGAGGCGTCGACCGGCAGCCTGCACATCATCGACCTGCCGGACGCCGGCGCGTTGAACACGTTCGTGTACGACGAGCCGTACTACCTCGGCGGTGCTTTCGCGACCGTCGAGGTGTATCGCTTCGTCAACCACACCGGTCGGACGATGTGGGAATTCGAGCATGCGGTCGAGGCGTACAACCGGTATCTCGTACTCACCAAGGACGCGGCCCGGCCGCTCAGCTCTGAACACCTGATCGTGTACGGCGATCTGTTTGGCGACGACGGTCAGGTTGGTAGGGCGGCGTTGGTCGAAGCGCCGGATCGCGCCGCCGCGGCCGCGCTGGTCGAGGCGGCGGACGCCGAGGTACACCCCTGGGAGTTCGGCGGCCGGCGCTAG
- a CDS encoding MarR family winged helix-turn-helix transcriptional regulator, with the protein MVTTTARNSELAEALVQAMHRLQDLHAETSRPLGLTPQQAHLLCVLIAAPLGMTELSRILSIERSSLTSMVDRLERRELVARTAAPRDRRACLIELTPDGLTLAHQCHDAVVDRINTLTADLSQTTRRTLVTALRTITSTPPTI; encoded by the coding sequence ATGGTGACGACGACGGCCCGGAACAGCGAGCTCGCGGAGGCGTTGGTGCAGGCGATGCACCGCCTGCAGGATCTGCATGCCGAGACCAGTCGGCCGCTCGGTCTGACCCCGCAACAGGCCCACCTGCTCTGCGTACTGATCGCGGCCCCGCTCGGGATGACCGAGCTGAGCCGGATTCTGAGCATCGAACGGTCCAGCCTGACCAGCATGGTCGACCGGCTCGAGCGCCGCGAACTGGTCGCCCGTACGGCCGCGCCCCGCGACCGCCGCGCCTGCCTGATCGAGCTCACCCCGGACGGCCTCACCCTCGCCCACCAGTGTCACGACGCGGTCGTCGACCGCATCAACACCCTGACGGCCGACCTCAGCCAAACCACCCGCCGCACGCTGGTCACGGCACTCCGCACCATCACCAGCACGCCACCCACCATCTGA
- a CDS encoding LLM class flavin-dependent oxidoreductase, whose protein sequence is MTVRFGYGSPDAVRDVGEIVRLARQADRDGLDHVSLADHPYVPDMVDGYAAVAFLLGRTERLSAFVNVTNLPLRPAPVLARTATSLAALSGGRFVLGLGAGGAWDRIATMGVPELRPAEAVEAFEEAMRLVQALSAGGTPVPSKHYPIGALRPAAVPAPPIWTGSNGPKSLAATGRNADGWIPGRAADWLSERYRWSRPIIDEAALAAGRKPSDIATIYNLPGTITETPLRRTRDDTGRWLGGSPSQWIEELTDAVLNHDAAGFTLFPNGPDPYATQLSRWAEEIAPAVRSVRSALFLD, encoded by the coding sequence ATGACTGTACGGTTCGGGTACGGCTCACCGGACGCGGTACGCGACGTCGGCGAGATCGTGCGGCTCGCCCGGCAGGCGGATCGGGACGGGCTCGATCACGTCAGCCTCGCGGATCATCCGTACGTACCGGACATGGTCGACGGGTACGCCGCGGTCGCCTTCCTGCTCGGGCGGACCGAGCGGCTGAGTGCGTTCGTCAACGTCACCAACCTGCCGCTGCGTCCGGCGCCGGTGCTGGCGCGGACGGCGACCTCGCTGGCGGCGTTGTCCGGCGGGCGGTTCGTGCTCGGGCTCGGTGCTGGTGGGGCGTGGGACCGGATCGCCACGATGGGCGTACCCGAACTGCGTCCGGCTGAGGCCGTCGAGGCGTTCGAGGAGGCCATGCGGCTCGTCCAGGCGTTGTCGGCCGGTGGTACGCCGGTGCCGAGCAAGCACTACCCGATCGGTGCGCTCCGGCCGGCCGCCGTACCCGCGCCGCCGATCTGGACCGGGTCGAACGGGCCGAAGTCGCTCGCCGCGACCGGCCGGAACGCGGACGGCTGGATCCCCGGCCGCGCGGCCGACTGGCTGAGCGAGCGGTACCGCTGGTCCCGCCCGATCATCGACGAGGCGGCACTCGCGGCCGGCCGCAAACCGTCCGACATCGCGACCATCTACAACCTGCCCGGCACGATCACCGAAACCCCACTCCGCCGCACCCGCGACGACACCGGCCGCTGGCTCGGCGGCTCCCCGTCCCAATGGATCGAGGAACTGACCGACGCGGTCCTGAACCACGACGCCGCCGGCTTCACCCTCTTCCCCAACGGCCCGGACCCGTACGCCACCCAACTCTCCCGCTGGGCAGAAGAGATCGCTCCAGCGGTCCGATCGGTACGCAGTGCCCTATTCCTCGATTGA
- a CDS encoding RraA family protein, whose amino-acid sequence MFEGLTTAHVADACVRAGVPVRTVSVTPVGGAAAGGAASGGVRVVGRVLPAQHVGSVDVFLEAFESAVAGDVLVVDNGGRRDEACVGDLAALEAKAAGVAGIVIWGLHRDTADILAIGLPVFSLGALPTGPLRLDPQPADALSEATIGEWAVTREDVVLADEDGAIFVPADRVDELTTLAESIRDTERRQAAEIRAGRTLRQQVSFTQFLEKRAADPTLTFRRHLRSIQASIEE is encoded by the coding sequence GTGTTCGAGGGGTTGACTACGGCGCACGTGGCTGATGCGTGTGTACGGGCCGGGGTGCCGGTGCGGACCGTGTCGGTGACGCCGGTGGGCGGCGCCGCCGCGGGTGGTGCGGCGAGCGGTGGGGTGCGGGTGGTGGGGCGGGTGTTGCCGGCTCAGCATGTGGGCAGTGTGGATGTGTTTCTGGAGGCGTTCGAGTCCGCGGTGGCCGGTGATGTGCTGGTGGTCGACAACGGCGGGCGGCGGGACGAGGCATGTGTTGGTGATCTGGCCGCGCTGGAGGCGAAGGCGGCCGGGGTCGCGGGGATCGTGATCTGGGGACTGCACCGGGACACGGCAGACATCCTCGCGATCGGGCTGCCGGTCTTCAGCCTCGGCGCGTTGCCGACCGGTCCGCTGCGGCTCGATCCGCAGCCGGCCGATGCGTTGTCCGAGGCAACAATCGGCGAGTGGGCGGTGACGCGCGAAGACGTTGTGCTCGCGGACGAGGACGGCGCGATCTTCGTCCCCGCGGACCGGGTCGACGAGCTGACCACCCTGGCCGAGTCGATCCGCGACACCGAGCGCCGGCAGGCCGCCGAAATCCGGGCCGGCCGGACCCTCCGGCAACAGGTGAGTTTCACCCAGTTCCTGGAGAAGAGAGCAGCCGACCCCACCCTGACCTTCCGCCGGCACCTCCGCTCAATCCAGGCATCAATCGAGGAATAG
- a CDS encoding AAA family ATPase: MQSKPMLVVVSGPPGTGKTTLAHRIAAAIGCPAICRDEIKEGMAHATPGFVPGPGDPLTMRTLSTFFDVIGLLVGRGTTVVAEAAFQDRLWTPGLSPLLGRTDLRIVHCSTPAEVALARITARSDSDPRRAAHEDAQISPDARLRTHNAFQPVDLPVPTCTVDTTSEPPLADILRFLSR; this comes from the coding sequence GTGCAGTCGAAACCGATGCTTGTCGTGGTCAGTGGTCCGCCCGGAACCGGGAAGACGACGTTGGCGCATCGGATCGCGGCGGCGATCGGCTGCCCGGCGATCTGCCGGGACGAGATCAAGGAGGGGATGGCGCACGCCACCCCCGGGTTCGTACCCGGTCCCGGCGATCCGTTGACGATGCGTACGTTGTCCACGTTCTTCGACGTGATCGGCCTGCTGGTCGGGCGCGGTACGACCGTGGTCGCCGAGGCCGCGTTCCAGGATCGGCTGTGGACGCCGGGGCTGAGCCCACTGCTCGGCCGCACCGACCTGCGGATCGTGCACTGCAGTACGCCGGCCGAGGTCGCGCTCGCGCGGATCACCGCCCGCTCGGATTCCGACCCGCGGCGGGCCGCGCACGAGGATGCCCAGATCAGCCCGGACGCGAGGTTGCGTACGCACAACGCCTTCCAGCCGGTCGATCTACCCGTCCCCACCTGCACCGTCGACACCACCTCCGAGCCTCCGCTGGCGGACATTCTTCGGTTTCTGTCGCGCTAA
- a CDS encoding methyltransferase domain-containing protein produces MNNVYTHGHHESVLRSHSWRTAENSAAYLLPHLRPGMSLLDVGAGPGTITADLARLVEPGRTTALEASDAAIGITRKAFEGLDLDVEFVVGDVHALDLPDDAYDVVHAHQVLQHVADPVQALRELRRVCKPGGIVAVRDSDYHGFVWYPALPELTEWMELYQRMARANGGEPDAGRRLLSWARAAGFEQVEATTSTWAFTDPEGRAFWGDMWADRVLKSAMADQARTSGVPEQTLEAISAAWQTWRDQPDGWISILHGELICTA; encoded by the coding sequence ATGAACAACGTGTACACGCATGGCCATCACGAGTCGGTGCTGCGGTCGCACAGCTGGCGGACGGCGGAGAACTCGGCGGCGTACCTGCTGCCGCACCTGCGGCCGGGGATGTCGTTGCTCGACGTCGGCGCCGGGCCGGGCACCATCACCGCGGACCTGGCGCGGCTGGTCGAGCCGGGCCGGACGACCGCGCTGGAGGCGAGCGACGCGGCGATCGGGATCACCCGGAAGGCGTTCGAAGGCCTGGACCTCGACGTGGAGTTCGTCGTCGGTGATGTGCACGCCCTGGACCTGCCGGACGACGCGTACGACGTCGTGCACGCGCATCAGGTACTGCAGCATGTCGCGGATCCGGTGCAGGCACTGCGCGAGCTGCGCCGGGTCTGCAAGCCCGGTGGGATCGTGGCCGTACGCGACTCGGACTATCACGGTTTCGTCTGGTACCCGGCGTTGCCCGAGCTGACCGAGTGGATGGAGCTGTACCAGCGGATGGCGCGCGCGAACGGGGGTGAGCCGGATGCGGGCCGGCGGCTGCTGTCGTGGGCGCGGGCGGCCGGATTCGAGCAGGTGGAGGCGACCACGTCCACCTGGGCGTTCACCGATCCGGAGGGGCGCGCGTTCTGGGGTGACATGTGGGCGGATCGGGTGCTGAAGTCAGCGATGGCGGATCAGGCGCGTACGTCCGGTGTGCCGGAGCAGACGCTCGAAGCGATCTCGGCGGCATGGCAGACCTGGCGCGACCAGCCGGACGGCTGGATCTCCATCCTGCACGGCGAACTCATCTGCACAGCCTGA
- a CDS encoding VOC family protein, translating into MRPQPLIAVSDVEKSSAWYQTVLGAVSAHGGPEYERLEVEGVLVLQLHNLEVGHHHGRFGDPAHPLGNGVGVWFETDDLPAAAARAAELGATVEKEIHLNPNAQHDELWLRDPDGYLVVLASVG; encoded by the coding sequence ATGAGGCCACAACCCTTGATCGCGGTCAGCGACGTGGAGAAGAGCAGTGCCTGGTACCAGACGGTGCTTGGCGCGGTCAGTGCGCATGGCGGACCGGAGTACGAGCGGCTCGAGGTCGAGGGGGTGCTCGTACTGCAGTTGCACAATCTGGAGGTCGGGCATCATCACGGCCGGTTCGGCGATCCCGCGCATCCGTTGGGGAACGGGGTCGGGGTGTGGTTCGAGACGGACGACCTGCCGGCGGCGGCCGCGCGGGCCGCGGAGCTCGGCGCGACCGTCGAGAAGGAGATCCACCTGAACCCGAACGCCCAGCACGATGAACTCTGGCTCCGCGACCCCGACGGCTACCTGGTGGTACTCGCCTCAGTCGGCTAG
- a CDS encoding TrmH family RNA methyltransferase, which produces MQRISSRNARFQVWQASLTNRTKRQRSGEFLVQGVRPISVAVDNGWPVRTVLTDASRPLSRWASDLLRRLPDVERVAMAPELLAELGEKDEAELIAVLELPADDLGRIPVGPDFLGVVFDRPTGPGNIGSIIRSADAFGAHGVIITGHAADVYDPKAVRATTGSLFAVPAVRAPSHREVLDWIRRTDVPVVVVGTDEHGPTDVDAFDFTQPVLLLIGNETAGLSSAWQEAADHLVRIPITGSASSLNAANAATAVLYEISRQRSHSFKTR; this is translated from the coding sequence GTGCAACGGATCTCGTCGCGGAACGCCCGGTTTCAGGTCTGGCAGGCGTCGCTGACCAATCGGACCAAGCGGCAACGATCGGGCGAGTTCCTGGTCCAGGGCGTCCGCCCGATTTCGGTTGCCGTCGACAACGGATGGCCGGTGCGTACGGTGCTCACCGACGCGTCCCGGCCCTTGTCCCGCTGGGCGTCCGACCTGTTGCGGCGACTGCCCGACGTGGAGCGGGTGGCGATGGCGCCCGAGTTGCTGGCCGAGCTCGGCGAAAAGGACGAGGCCGAGCTGATCGCCGTACTGGAGCTGCCCGCCGACGACCTCGGCCGGATCCCGGTCGGGCCGGACTTCCTCGGCGTCGTGTTCGACCGGCCGACCGGACCCGGAAACATCGGATCGATCATCCGGTCCGCGGACGCGTTCGGCGCGCACGGGGTGATCATCACCGGGCATGCGGCCGACGTGTACGACCCGAAGGCGGTCCGCGCGACGACCGGATCGCTGTTCGCCGTACCCGCCGTCCGCGCTCCATCACATCGCGAAGTACTCGACTGGATTCGGCGTACGGACGTACCGGTCGTCGTGGTCGGCACCGACGAGCACGGTCCGACCGATGTGGACGCGTTCGACTTCACCCAGCCCGTACTGCTGCTGATCGGCAACGAGACGGCCGGCCTGAGCAGCGCGTGGCAGGAAGCGGCCGACCACCTGGTCCGCATCCCGATCACCGGATCGGCCAGCTCACTCAACGCCGCCAACGCCGCGACCGCCGTCCTGTACGAGATCTCGCGCCAGCGTTCCCATTCGTTCAAGACGCGCTAG
- a CDS encoding LacI family DNA-binding transcriptional regulator, protein MAGELRTGEVTIQQVATEAGVSPSTVSNLLNGRGHRMLPETRQRIERAIDKLGYRPNRAARQLRTGRNTTIGLVVPSVGNPFWGALARHLESAALAEGYHVLLCNSERDPRRERDYIDELWADGVQGVVLCSSLPSLEHVMPLVERGLQLVAFDRTSQAGDPASLVSISVDNAIGSQLATQHLTGLGHSRVAFVSGALASVNRKERYRGFIAGLEQAGIDAESAVRAPVKGDADDFGDVEASELGRAAAAELLALDEPPTGIVAINDMCALGVCRGLRDGGLEVGKDVSVVGFDDIVLADLYAPTLTTVRQPMPEMAAAAFTQLRARLENSGPAQGQSLLFRPELIVRESTAPPP, encoded by the coding sequence GTGGCCGGTGAATTGAGGACGGGCGAGGTGACGATCCAGCAGGTCGCGACCGAGGCGGGGGTTTCGCCGAGCACGGTGTCGAACCTGCTGAACGGGCGCGGCCACCGGATGCTGCCCGAGACCCGGCAGCGGATCGAGCGCGCGATCGACAAGCTCGGGTACCGGCCGAACCGGGCCGCCCGGCAGCTCCGGACCGGCCGGAACACCACGATCGGGCTGGTCGTGCCGTCGGTCGGCAACCCGTTCTGGGGTGCGCTCGCCCGGCACTTGGAGTCCGCGGCGCTCGCGGAGGGGTACCACGTACTGCTCTGCAATTCCGAGCGCGATCCACGGCGTGAGCGCGACTACATCGACGAGTTGTGGGCCGATGGCGTCCAAGGCGTCGTACTGTGCTCGTCCTTGCCGTCGCTCGAACACGTGATGCCGCTGGTGGAGCGCGGTCTGCAACTGGTGGCCTTCGACCGTACGTCCCAGGCCGGCGATCCGGCGTCGCTGGTGAGTATCAGCGTCGACAACGCGATCGGCAGTCAGCTCGCCACGCAGCACCTGACCGGGCTCGGGCATTCACGGGTGGCGTTCGTTTCGGGCGCGCTGGCCAGCGTGAACCGGAAGGAGCGGTACCGCGGGTTCATCGCCGGGCTGGAGCAGGCCGGTATCGACGCGGAATCCGCCGTACGCGCGCCGGTGAAGGGTGACGCGGACGACTTCGGCGACGTCGAGGCGTCCGAGCTCGGGCGCGCGGCGGCTGCCGAGTTGCTCGCGCTGGATGAGCCGCCGACCGGGATCGTCGCGATCAACGACATGTGCGCGCTGGGGGTTTGCCGCGGCTTGCGGGATGGTGGGCTCGAGGTCGGGAAGGACGTGTCGGTGGTCGGGTTCGACGACATCGTGCTGGCTGATCTGTACGCGCCGACGCTGACGACCGTTCGGCAGCCGATGCCGGAGATGGCGGCGGCCGCGTTCACCCAGTTGCGGGCCCGGCTGGAGAACTCGGGTCCCGCGCAGGGGCAGTCGCTGCTGTTCCGCCCGGAGCTGATCGTCCGCGAATCCACCGCACCCCCACCCTGA
- a CDS encoding ABC transporter substrate-binding protein, producing the protein MEYTRRSVLTALGLGAVAAATGCSTSSGGDQAAADGPVEGEITLLTPLFEGGTGKQLLEGKLLPAFKQKNPNVTVKVDYTTYNALNEKLTTSLAGGLMPDVVMLGVGWIPPFAHKKVLAPLPDELAKRYEYEDRVLEPSRFDGKLYALPMVLDTRIVTYRKDLFAEAGIKAPPKDWAELREMSKELARRDGSGKLTRVGFDPFSIDLRQCWETFLFANDGNLFDEAGQQVKFNDDKGVEALQLFLDVLKDKSADYSFKSAAGQPTTLQQGRSAMMMANNSLWVQLKKENPELLKEDKVGAFILANKVPAMLQGGTLVARSASTKHAAAAQALVEYMGSPDSILPTAEQRGSVPGVQNLRTSEYVKDNGFVKLALDNMSKARSEGGTAAWMEIREKIKTTLETAVVGQRTAKEAIDELANLSKEAISRL; encoded by the coding sequence ATGGAGTACACCCGTAGATCAGTCCTGACGGCCCTCGGGCTCGGCGCGGTCGCTGCCGCCACCGGCTGCTCCACGTCGTCCGGTGGCGATCAGGCCGCCGCCGACGGACCCGTCGAGGGCGAGATCACGCTGCTCACCCCACTGTTCGAGGGTGGTACCGGCAAGCAGTTGCTGGAGGGCAAGCTGCTGCCCGCGTTCAAGCAGAAGAACCCGAACGTCACGGTCAAGGTCGACTACACGACGTACAACGCGCTGAACGAGAAGCTCACCACCAGCCTGGCCGGTGGGCTGATGCCGGACGTGGTGATGCTCGGCGTCGGCTGGATTCCGCCGTTCGCGCACAAGAAGGTGCTCGCGCCGCTGCCGGACGAGCTGGCCAAGCGGTACGAGTACGAGGACCGGGTGCTGGAGCCGTCGCGCTTCGACGGCAAGCTGTACGCGCTGCCGATGGTGCTGGACACCCGGATCGTCACCTACCGCAAGGACCTGTTCGCCGAGGCCGGGATCAAGGCACCGCCGAAGGACTGGGCCGAGCTGCGGGAGATGTCCAAGGAGCTGGCCCGCCGGGACGGTTCGGGCAAGCTCACCCGGGTCGGCTTCGACCCGTTCTCGATCGATCTGCGGCAGTGCTGGGAGACCTTCCTGTTCGCGAACGACGGCAACCTGTTCGACGAGGCCGGGCAGCAGGTCAAGTTCAACGACGACAAGGGTGTCGAGGCGCTGCAGTTGTTCCTGGACGTGCTCAAGGACAAGTCCGCCGACTACTCGTTCAAGTCCGCCGCCGGTCAGCCGACCACGCTGCAGCAGGGCCGGTCCGCGATGATGATGGCGAACAACTCGCTCTGGGTGCAGCTGAAGAAGGAGAACCCGGAGCTGCTCAAGGAGGACAAGGTCGGCGCGTTCATCCTGGCCAACAAGGTGCCGGCGATGTTGCAGGGCGGGACCCTGGTGGCTCGCTCCGCTTCGACGAAGCACGCCGCCGCCGCGCAGGCGCTGGTCGAGTACATGGGTTCGCCGGACTCGATCCTGCCGACTGCCGAGCAGCGCGGTTCGGTGCCCGGCGTCCAGAACCTGCGGACGTCCGAGTACGTCAAGGACAACGGCTTCGTGAAGCTTGCCCTGGACAACATGAGCAAGGCCCGGTCCGAGGGTGGTACCGCTGCCTGGATGGAGATCCGGGAGAAGATCAAGACCACCCTGGAGACCGCGGTGGTCGGTCAGCGGACCGCCAAGGAAGCGATCGACGAGCTGGCGAACCTGAGCAAGGAAGCGATCTCGCGGCTGTGA
- a CDS encoding ABC transporter permease subunit translates to MSRQGLGRARRRAGLLMVAPALLHALIWIGIPLVAAVVLSFTSYDVLTPPRFVGLANFQDLLGDQVFRRAVLNTSVYTFFTVPVAMGIALLIALMLNTKLAGRAIFRTAIFIPQVTATIAVALVWLWIYDPRSGLANAILSFLGLDGPAWLSSTTWAMPAVIVVGIWQGIGLKMLIYLAALQSLPTDLYEAASVDGASKVRQFFSLTVPLLRPATFFVFVTSVIGAFQSFDQVYILTDGGPANSTTMMTYEIYKSAFREFRMGYACAQSLVLFAMLLILTLVNRRITGGDRGTR, encoded by the coding sequence GTGTCCCGCCAGGGACTCGGCCGCGCCCGGCGGCGGGCCGGTCTGCTGATGGTCGCGCCCGCCCTGCTGCACGCGCTGATCTGGATCGGCATCCCGCTGGTCGCCGCGGTGGTGCTGAGCTTCACCTCGTACGACGTGCTGACGCCGCCGCGCTTCGTTGGGCTGGCCAACTTTCAGGACCTGCTCGGCGACCAGGTCTTCCGGCGCGCGGTACTGAACACCAGCGTGTACACGTTCTTCACCGTCCCGGTGGCGATGGGGATCGCGCTGCTGATCGCGCTGATGCTGAACACCAAGCTGGCCGGCCGGGCGATCTTCCGGACCGCGATCTTCATCCCGCAGGTGACCGCGACGATCGCGGTGGCGCTGGTCTGGTTGTGGATCTACGACCCGCGCAGCGGACTGGCGAACGCGATCCTGTCGTTCCTCGGCCTGGACGGTCCGGCCTGGCTGTCGTCCACCACCTGGGCGATGCCGGCGGTGATCGTGGTCGGCATCTGGCAGGGGATCGGCCTGAAGATGCTGATCTACCTGGCCGCCCTGCAGAGCCTGCCGACCGACCTGTACGAGGCCGCGTCGGTGGACGGCGCCTCGAAGGTCCGGCAGTTCTTCAGCCTGACCGTGCCGCTGCTCCGGCCGGCCACGTTCTTCGTCTTCGTCACCTCGGTGATCGGCGCGTTCCAGTCGTTCGACCAGGTGTACATCCTGACCGACGGCGGGCCGGCGAACAGTACGACGATGATGACGTACGAGATCTACAAGTCCGCGTTCCGGGAGTTCCGGATGGGGTACGCCTGCGCGCAGAGCCTGGTGCTGTTCGCGATGCTGCTGATCCTGACCCTGGTGAACCGGCGCATCACCGGAGGTGACCGTGGCACCCGTTGA
- a CDS encoding carbohydrate ABC transporter permease — protein MAPVDTVRRARRRQVRPGRVALYLTLAAISLVMIVPFVWMLLTSVKTPGDIAAVPPRLFPTKWAFGNYVDALRAAPFATYARNSFVIAISHTLLNVVIASMAGYALARLRFRGSSLIFLGFVGALMIPTYTKILPEFLIVRFMPLFGGNDITGQGGTGWLDTWWALIIPGAVSPFSVFLFRQFYLDLPVELEEAARLDGLGELGIYARIMTPLVKPAFITVALLTFESSWNNFLWPLLVTKSDSLRVIQVGLSVFRTENDTQWAFLMAGTTLATVPMVVLFLIGQRYFVQGFATAGIK, from the coding sequence GTGGCACCCGTTGACACCGTCCGTCGCGCCCGCCGCCGGCAGGTCCGGCCCGGCCGGGTCGCGCTGTACCTGACGCTGGCCGCGATCTCGCTGGTGATGATCGTGCCGTTCGTCTGGATGCTGCTCACCTCGGTCAAGACCCCCGGCGACATCGCCGCGGTGCCGCCCCGGCTGTTCCCGACGAAATGGGCCTTCGGCAACTACGTCGACGCCTTGCGCGCGGCGCCGTTCGCGACGTACGCCCGGAACAGTTTCGTGATCGCGATCAGTCACACCCTGCTGAACGTGGTGATCGCGTCGATGGCCGGGTACGCGCTCGCGCGACTGCGGTTCCGGGGCAGTTCGCTGATCTTCCTCGGTTTCGTCGGCGCGCTGATGATCCCGACGTACACGAAGATCCTGCCGGAGTTCCTGATCGTCCGGTTCATGCCGTTGTTCGGCGGTAACGACATCACCGGCCAGGGCGGTACCGGCTGGCTGGACACCTGGTGGGCGCTGATCATTCCGGGCGCGGTCAGTCCGTTCTCGGTGTTCCTGTTCCGGCAGTTCTACCTGGACCTGCCGGTCGAGCTGGAAGAGGCGGCCCGGCTGGACGGTCTTGGTGAGCTGGGTATCTACGCGCGGATCATGACGCCGTTGGTGAAACCGGCGTTCATCACCGTCGCGCTGCTCACCTTCGAGAGTTCGTGGAACAACTTCCTCTGGCCGCTGCTGGTGACCAAGAGCGACAGCCTGCGGGTGATCCAGGTGGGCCTGTCGGTGTTCCGGACCGAGAACGACACGCAATGGGCGTTCCTGATGGCCGGTACGACGCTGGCCACCGTACCGATGGTGGTGCTGTTCCTGATCGGGCAGCGCTACTTCGTCCAAGGTTTCGCGACCGCGGGCATCAAATGA
- a CDS encoding SDR family NAD(P)-dependent oxidoreductase translates to MTATEGKHVMELQGTRALVTGAGHGIGRGIALGLAAAGADVVVHYGKSADAAARTVAEIEELGRKAIAVGADVTSTAEVNRLLDETIGFLGGLDVLVCNAGHLIGRVKVEEMTDEHFQQVVDVNLGATFRTTRAAIPHLAQSANPRIVTMSSLAAHNGGGPGSVVYAAAKAGVRGFTKGLAKELGPRGITVNSVAPGYIAETAFHQTFSTTEAQANMVAGTPIGRAGQVEDVANAVRFLALPSSGYLTGITIDIDGGTWPR, encoded by the coding sequence ATGACAGCCACCGAAGGGAAGCACGTGATGGAACTGCAGGGCACGCGCGCACTGGTCACCGGGGCCGGGCACGGCATCGGCCGCGGGATCGCGCTCGGTCTGGCCGCGGCCGGCGCGGACGTCGTGGTGCACTACGGCAAGTCCGCGGACGCCGCCGCGCGGACCGTTGCCGAGATCGAGGAACTCGGCCGGAAGGCGATCGCGGTCGGCGCGGACGTGACCAGCACGGCGGAGGTCAACCGGCTGCTCGATGAAACGATCGGTTTCCTCGGCGGACTGGACGTACTGGTCTGCAACGCCGGGCACCTGATCGGCCGGGTCAAGGTTGAGGAGATGACCGACGAGCACTTCCAGCAGGTCGTGGACGTGAACCTCGGCGCCACCTTCCGGACCACCCGGGCCGCGATCCCGCACCTGGCGCAGTCGGCGAACCCGCGGATCGTCACGATGTCCTCGCTCGCCGCGCACAACGGCGGCGGACCGGGCTCGGTGGTGTACGCGGCCGCGAAGGCCGGGGTCCGGGGGTTCACCAAGGGTCTGGCGAAGGAACTCGGGCCGCGCGGCATCACGGTGAACTCGGTCGCGCCCGGGTACATCGCCGAGACCGCGTTCCATCAGACGTTCTCCACGACCGAAGCACAGGCGAACATGGTCGCGGGTACGCCGATCGGCCGCGCCGGGCAGGTCGAGGACGTCGCGAACGCGGTCCGCTTCCTGGCGCTGCCGTCGTCCGGTTACCTGACCGGGATCACGATCGACATCGACGGTGGCACGTGGCCCCGTTGA